A region of Dictyostelium discoideum AX4 chromosome 1 chromosome, whole genome shotgun sequence DNA encodes the following proteins:
- the rpmA gene encoding DNA-dependent RNA polymerase, translating into MIRLGQNLRSISKVKLQSFNNYKYSSSNNNNNNNNINSNINNIKINEYSNLRKIIEDGQENSNRLDKLKELFPDKEDLSSPLEYLDSEQRLNETKQKLIDLEKSFVEDLAKLNKARVVAQSYLLDGEDGIENDTDWKSDVKEISDDEKNLRKIQTLLEFEAIDDAVTRYRDLMLDSKGKSFVTSFKSIRDVLMQWNEGLTEKVQKDLATKDQDAAWVTILKTVSVQKCILKSLNIIVGKSVLKDRYDFATNIIIETIGVSVYAEYKSLIVKKKEPKTYKKISKLIPNSALKKFYNLSTDNLDVIVLPPESKDIFSIGEFLVSQVFKHCTIQESLGEDGSKQSPAFTIQSHYANGVRTTKVIPHKNIFKLIEAGHEIRETGGARLFPMVIKPLPWITPTEGPYLHYKVPIMRTNGSAMQLRTLVDSDMSLIYRALNILGETPWVINRDLYNVILEAWANGGNIGDIPKRTDFEYPEISDDMLFDHEARKELYKKEQRIKSLNFNLHSLRCDTNYKLEVARKFLDHTLYFPHNIDFRGRSYPIPPHLNHLGSDFCRSLLKFEKSLPLGEKGLEWLKIHVANLYGVDKIPLNERLAFTERNMENIFDSVDSPLNGNKWWLKADNPWQTLAACMELTKAIRSGKPAEFLSNLPIHQDGTCNGLQHYAALGGDVWGAEKVNLLPSDCPQDVYSSVAQLVEQIVEEDAKNGDEIAQFFLGKVDRKLVKQTVMTSVYGVTYIGAREQIENAILEKFSDLDLDEDFIFKSSTYITKNTFASLNNMFVGARSIMKWMSDCATLIAKSGHCVTWNTPLGLPVVQPYKKGGKYNIRTLECDFIVVHNDDLLQVDSNRQRSAFPPNFIHSLDSTHMFLTAMTCYDQGITYSSVHDSYWTHASTVDRMNDILRNEFVELHKQPILERLLEWFQVRYPDIKFPKLPKKGELDINKVKESRYFFH; encoded by the coding sequence atgattagGTTAGGTCAAAATTTAagatcaatttcaaaagttaaattacaaagttttaataattataaatatagtagtagtaataataataataataataataatataaatagtaatataaataatataaaaataaatgaatattcaaatttaagaAAAATTATAGAAGATGGACAAGAGAATTCAAATAGattagataaattaaaagaattatttcCAGATAAAGAAGatttatcatcaccattagAATATTTAGATAGTGAACAGAGATTGAATGAAACCAAACAGAAATTAATCGACTTGGAGAAATCATTTGTAGAGGATTTAGCAAAATTGAATAAAGCAAGAGTTGTTGCACAAAGTTATTTATTAGATGGTGAAGATGGAATTGAAAATGACACCGATTGGAAGAGTGATGTTAAGGAGAttagtgatgatgaaaagAATTTAAGAAAGATACAAACCCTCTTGGAATTTGAAGCCATTGACGACGCAGTCACTCGTTATCGTGATTTAATGCTTGATAGCAAGGGTAAATCATTTGTGACCAGTTTTAAATCGATTCGTGATGTTTTGATGCAATGGAATGAAGGGTTGACAGAAAAGGTACAAAAGGATCTTGCAACCAAGGATCAAGATGCAGCATGGGTCACTATATTGAAGACAGTGTCTGTTCAGAAATGCATACTAAAATCATTGAATATCATTGTAGGCAAAAGTGTATTAAAAGATAGATACGACTTTGCGACCAATATCATTATAGAGACCATTGGTGTATCGGTGTATGCAGAGTATAAATCGCTAATtgtaaagaaaaaagaacCAAAAACCTACAAGAAAATCTCAAAACTCATACCAAATTCTGCTCTTAAAAAGTTTTACAATCTTTCCACAGACAATCTCGATGTGATCGTTCTACCACCAGAATCAAAGGACATCTTTAGCATTGGTGAGTTCCTTGTGAGTCAAGTATTTAAACATTGTACGATTCAAGAGTCGTTGGGTGAGGATGGCTCAAAACAATCGCCAGCCTTCACCATTCAATCTCATTATGCCAATGGTGTTAGAACCACAAAAGTTATACCACACAAAAATATATTCAAATTGATTGAAGCAGGTCATGAAATTAGAGAGACAGGTGGTGCACGTCTATTCCCAATGGTGATTAAACCATTGCCATGGATCACACCAACCGAAGGTCCATACCTCCATTATAAAGTACCCATCATGAGAACCAATGGCTCAGCAATGCAATTGAGAACACTCGTAGACTCTGATATGTCATTAATCTATAGAGCATTGAATATTCTCGGTGAAACACCATGGGTGATCAATAGAGATCTCTACAATGTAATCTTGGAAGCATGGGCCAATGGTGGTAACATTGGTGATATTCCCAAGAGAACCGATTTCGAATATCCAGAGATATCAGATGATATGTTGTTTGATCATGAAGCTCGTAAAGAACTCTACaaaaaagaacaaagaaTCAAATCGCTAAATTTCAATCTTCATTCACTACGTTGTGATACAAATTACAAATTGGAAGTAGCCAGAAAGTTTTTAGATCATACACTTTACTTTCCACACAATATCGATTTCCGTGGTAGATCATACCCAATTCCACcacatttaaatcatttaggTTCAGATTTTTGTAGAAGTCTattgaaatttgaaaaatcattgCCATTGGGCGAGAAAGGTTTGGAATGGTTAAAGATACATGTAGCAAATCTCTATGGTGTCGATAAGATTCCATTGAATGAAAGATTAGCATTCACCGAGAGAAACATGGAAAATATTTTCGATAGTGTTGATTCACCATTGAATGGTAATAAATGGTGGTTGAAGGCCGATAATCCATGGCAAACTCTTGCAGCTTGTATGGAGCTCACCAAAGCCATTCGTAGTGGCAAACCTGCCGAGTTCCTCTCCAATTTACCTATTCATCAAGATGGTACTTGCAATGGTCTTCAACATTATGCTGCTTTGGGTGGTGATGTTTGGGGTGCTGAAAAGGTTAATTTACTCCCATCCGATTGTCCACAGGATGTCTATAGTAGTGTAGCACAATTGGTGGAGCAAATCGTAGAGGAGGACGCCAAGAATGGCGATGAGATTGCTCAATTCTTTTTAGGTAAAGTCGATAGAAAATTGGTGAAACAAACCGTTATGACAAGTGTATATGGTGTAACCTATATTGGTGCTCGtgaacaaattgaaaatgcaATCCTTGAGAAATTTAGTGATCTCGATTTAGACGAAGATTTCATATTTAAATCCTCTACATACATTACAAAAAACACCTTTGCCTCTTTGAATAATATGTTTGTTGGTGCAAGATCCATCATGAAGTGGATGTCCGATTGCGCCACACTCATTGCAAAATCGGGTCATTGTGTAACTTGGAACACCCCATTGGGTCTACCAGTTGTACAACCATATAAAAAAGGtggtaaatataatattagaACATTGGAATGTGATTTCATCGTAGTTCATAATGATGATTTACTTCAAGTGGATTCAAATCGTCAACGTTCTGCTTTCCCTCCAAATTTCATTCACTCTTTAGATTCAACTCATATGTTTTTAACTGCTATGACTTGTTATGATCAAGGTATCACCTACTCCTCAGTACATGATTCCTATTGGACTCATGCTTCAACTGTCGATAGAATGAATGATATCTTAAGaaatgaatttgttgaacTTCATAAACAACCAATTTTAGAACGTTTACTTGAATGGTTCCAAGTTAGATATCCAGATATTAAATTCCctaaattaccaaaaaaagGTGAATTAGATATTAATAAAGTAAAAGAAAGTAGATATTTTttccattaa